Proteins encoded by one window of Arachis hypogaea cultivar Tifrunner chromosome 1, arahy.Tifrunner.gnm2.J5K5, whole genome shotgun sequence:
- the LOC112744220 gene encoding uncharacterized protein encodes MIIPGPRIPKTRIDVYLQPLIDELKLLWEDGVLTYDIHSKSNFVMRAALLWTISDFPAYGMLSGWMTAGRQFLPNNHMFRRNKDAFYKNRIERSKPPPRLTGEQIWYIVQNYDKISDVEQLEIEGYGSMQNWTKRSIFWDLPYWCHNLICHNLDIIHIEKNVFDNIFNAVMDIKEKTKDNAKARMDLSLYCKRKNLELPEQSGGKIIKPKANYTFTLQQKRAICEWVKELRMPDGSLPEQIWKPITELSQFFRDLCSTSLREDVLNKLNENIPIVLSLLGGPVQYRWMYPFERFLHHLKKKVKNKAHVEGSIVESYLIEEISYFCEYYFNQTSIDAKQNDEGDDSIEQNLSIFNLPGCLAGECKTRYLDDKEFSAAMNHILINCDEIKPYIEIFVDFIRQDHITLSDEQVNQFIEANFAKWFKNYVHDPLNNVTDSNIHSLAWGPLRIVKCWPIYKVNGFKFHTRSHSSGKSTQNYGIYVKDTGYGEYENDFYGQLNEIIQVDTRYEEEEEDDDDDEPLGDEDEDMDEDENEDDDENNKDEDQNE; translated from the exons ATGATTATCCCTGGTCCTCGTATTCCCAAAACCAGGATTGATGTATACCTGCAGCCCTTGATTGATGAGCTAAAACTACTATGGGAAGATGGCGTTTTAACTTATGATATTCATTCCAAGTCAAATTTTGTAATGCGAGCTGCATTGTTGTGGACTATTAGTGATTTTCCTGCATATGGAATGTTGTCTGGATGGATGACAGCAGGCAG ACAATTCTTGCCAAATAATCACATGTTTAGAAGAAACAAGGATGCATTCTATAAGAATAGAATTGAGAGATCAAAACCTCCGCCAAGATTGACTGGAGAGCAAATATGGTATATAGTTCAGAATTATGATAAGATAAGTGATGTTGAGCAACTTGAGATAGAAGGATATGGAAGTATGCAGAATTGGaccaaaagaagcatattttggGATTTGCCTTATTGGTGTCATAATTTAATCTGTCATAACCTTGATATAATACATATTGAGAAGAATGTATTTGATAATATATTCAATGCTGTCATGGACATCAAAGAGAAGACTAAAGATAATGCAAAGGCTAGAATGGATCTGTCATTATACTGCAAGCGAAAAAATTTAGAACTGCCAGAACAAAGTGGAGGTAAAATTATAAAACCTAAAGCAAACTACACATTTACCCTCCAGCAAAAGAGGGCAATATGTGAATGGGTGAAAGAGTTAAGGATGCCTGATGG TTCATTGCCAGAGCAGATCTGGAAGCCAATAACAGAGTTAAGTCAATTCTTTCGAGATTTGTGCTCAACATCGTTACGAGAAGATGTTCTAAATAAGTTAAATGAAAATATTCCAATTGTGCTAT CATTGCTTGGTGGTCCTGTGCAATATAGATGGATGTATCCTTTTGAGAG ATTTCTCCATCATCTTAAGAAAAaggtcaagaacaaagcacatgttGAAGGATCTATCGTTGAATCATACCTAATTGAGGAGATTTCTTATTTTTGTGAGTACTATTTTAACCAAACTAGCATCGACGCAAAGCaaaatgatgaaggtgatgattcaaTTGagcaaaatttatctatttttaatttgcCTGGTTGTTTGGCTGGTGAATGCAAAACTCGTTATTTAGATGACAAAGAATTCAGTGCAGCCATGAATCATATACTAATAAACTGTGATGAAATTAAGCCATATATTGA GATCTTTGTGGATTTCATACGCCAAGATCATATTACTTTAAGTGATGAACAAGTTAATCAATTTATTGAAGCGAATTTTGCAAAATGGTTTAAAAATTAT GTTCATGATCCTTTAAATAATGTGACAGATTCGAATATTCATTCCTTGGCATGGGGTCCTTTGAGAATTGTTAAATGTTGGCCTATCTACAAAGTCAATGGCTTCAAGTTTCACACAAGATCTCACTCAAGTGGAAAGTCAACTCAGAATTATGGAATATATGTCAAAGACACAGGTTATGGTGAATATGAAAATGATTTCTATGGCCAGCTTAATGAAATTATCCAAGTTGA TACAagatatgaagaagaagaagaagatgatgatgatgatgagccaCTTGGGGATGAAGACGAAGATATGGATGAGGATGAGAACGAGGACGACGACGAGAACAATAAGGATGAAGATCAAAATGAATAG